A portion of the Microbulbifer agarilyticus genome contains these proteins:
- a CDS encoding helix-turn-helix domain-containing protein, giving the protein MKALFYALGQAVFNSYDVLMLVIFVESVLFSIFYWLHSRVLISFYGGVAEESTEKLQRRRHSAMLMAFFLLLVGLSEIVFLLTYNIFLSDWVRNTVGAWFFVAITLIFFLPGAMLFRYVSTLLDRNAAQNRFFLTPLVVFVTSILVAYSGLWEMILQPVFWEPYIFVASVAFALNTVFALLTLRFLHRYQQQVQDYFGNIDAVDVRWLTVVTSGFCVIWSMALIPPFMSEEKLPILRELIIHLPSVLQIVLLTAAVLFGLSQGVRIIQVLPEKLFAQQSDAVAESSQEPQVSEALLIQLRTLMEGDYWYRRPDITLDQFANAAGQSPKLVSHAINRHFEKNFYEFVNAYRIEEIKQRLKEEEPNQVSIQSIYEAAGFRSKSSFNTLFRKWVGMTPSQYRKKFGRATNPLIPLAK; this is encoded by the coding sequence ATGAAAGCGCTGTTCTATGCGTTGGGTCAGGCGGTATTCAACAGTTATGACGTGTTGATGCTGGTCATATTCGTTGAATCGGTCCTGTTCTCGATTTTTTACTGGCTACACAGCCGGGTATTGATATCTTTCTACGGTGGTGTTGCCGAAGAGTCCACAGAAAAATTACAACGTCGTCGCCATAGCGCAATGCTAATGGCATTTTTCCTGCTGCTGGTGGGCCTCTCGGAGATTGTTTTTCTTCTGACCTACAATATTTTTCTGTCTGACTGGGTGCGCAATACTGTTGGGGCCTGGTTCTTCGTTGCTATTACCCTAATATTCTTTCTTCCCGGTGCGATGCTATTTCGCTATGTCAGTACCTTACTTGACCGAAATGCCGCCCAAAATCGGTTTTTCCTGACTCCGCTGGTTGTTTTTGTTACCAGTATCCTAGTTGCGTACTCTGGCCTGTGGGAAATGATACTGCAGCCGGTGTTCTGGGAGCCCTACATTTTTGTTGCCAGTGTCGCTTTTGCGTTAAACACCGTCTTTGCACTATTGACGTTACGTTTTTTGCATCGTTATCAGCAGCAGGTGCAGGACTATTTCGGCAATATAGATGCGGTAGACGTGCGTTGGCTCACGGTGGTTACTTCGGGATTCTGTGTGATCTGGAGCATGGCGTTGATCCCACCGTTTATGTCGGAAGAAAAACTTCCTATTTTGCGTGAGCTTATTATTCACTTGCCAAGCGTGTTGCAGATTGTATTGCTTACCGCTGCGGTACTGTTTGGCCTCTCACAGGGGGTGCGTATCATTCAAGTACTTCCTGAAAAATTATTTGCGCAGCAGTCAGATGCTGTCGCAGAAAGCAGTCAAGAGCCGCAAGTAAGTGAGGCCTTACTTATTCAGTTGCGCACGCTGATGGAAGGCGATTACTGGTACCGCCGTCCAGATATCACTTTGGACCAGTTCGCCAATGCGGCCGGCCAGTCGCCAAAGTTGGTTTCTCATGCGATTAATCGTCATTTTGAAAAGAATTTCTACGAGTTTGTAAACGCTTACCGCATAGAGGAAATCAAGCAGCGGCTTAAAGAAGAGGAACCCAACCAGGTTTCAATTCAGAGTATTTATGAGGCCGCAGGATTCCGCAGTAAGTCTTCTTTTAATACTTTGTTTAGAAAATGGGTCGGGATGACGCCCTCCCAATATCGGAAAAAATTTGGACGTGCGACCAATCCGCTGATTCCATTGGCGAAGTAG
- a CDS encoding sugar porter family MFS transporter encodes MSQALRYALIVSLGGFVFGFDASVISGVVGFVAIEFGLDAFEQGMVVSAPTLGAIIASFLAGPMADRYGRRTILQLIAALYVVSAICSAFATSYNTLVFARFIGGLAFASLHIAPMYIAEVSPAKIRGRMVSINQLNIMLGFSAAYFANYLILQLSGNDAGLAVALGIDAHTWRWMLGMEVLPALMFLLLLFAIPESPRWLLLNGRETEARSIFARILPAKDVKAEIACIQESVAQGRVSVVKALGRLFSKPMRLVLVLGLIVGISQQITGINAVYFYAPTIFEQSGVGTDAAFAQAIWVGIINIVFTVLAMVLIDRVGRKPLMLAGLAGVAISMTICAGSFHQATYQLPKDNEQQVQEIVGSGALDSMAGVSYENDVAFKNALQESLTHEEFLTHQSALMQMAIEVDARMVLIGILGFVASFAFSLGPVMWVLLSEIFPNTIRGVAISCIGVANSAVSYSIQLVFPWELAHLGIVTTFAIYGGFALVGFVLVAWLLPETKGKTLEDLEKHLGGKSQSFDEPALQLKPTA; translated from the coding sequence ATGTCTCAGGCGCTGCGGTATGCCCTCATAGTTTCACTGGGCGGCTTCGTGTTTGGTTTCGACGCTTCAGTAATTTCTGGGGTAGTCGGCTTTGTTGCCATTGAATTTGGATTGGATGCGTTTGAGCAGGGGATGGTGGTCAGTGCACCCACCCTCGGTGCGATCATCGCCTCTTTCCTGGCCGGACCTATGGCGGACCGTTACGGCCGTCGCACCATTTTGCAATTGATCGCCGCACTCTACGTGGTTTCTGCGATTTGTTCTGCGTTTGCGACCAGTTACAACACGCTCGTATTTGCACGCTTTATTGGTGGCTTGGCATTTGCGTCTCTGCATATCGCGCCAATGTATATTGCCGAAGTCTCCCCCGCGAAAATTCGCGGTCGCATGGTGTCTATCAACCAGCTCAATATTATGTTGGGTTTCTCCGCTGCATATTTCGCTAATTACCTCATCCTCCAACTAAGCGGGAATGACGCGGGACTCGCTGTTGCACTTGGTATCGATGCACATACCTGGCGCTGGATGTTAGGTATGGAAGTATTGCCAGCACTGATGTTCTTACTGCTACTTTTTGCCATTCCTGAGAGCCCACGCTGGTTGCTACTCAATGGCCGTGAAACAGAAGCGCGGAGCATTTTCGCACGCATACTCCCCGCAAAAGATGTAAAGGCAGAGATTGCCTGTATCCAGGAGTCGGTCGCGCAGGGCCGAGTGTCCGTTGTAAAAGCGTTGGGCCGCTTGTTCAGCAAGCCAATGCGACTGGTCCTGGTGCTCGGTCTGATCGTCGGAATTTCGCAGCAAATCACCGGTATCAATGCGGTGTATTTCTACGCTCCAACGATTTTTGAGCAGAGCGGAGTCGGCACTGATGCTGCTTTTGCGCAGGCTATCTGGGTTGGAATCATTAATATTGTATTCACCGTGTTGGCGATGGTATTGATTGATCGTGTAGGTCGTAAGCCATTAATGCTCGCAGGACTTGCGGGCGTTGCGATTAGCATGACAATTTGCGCGGGTAGTTTTCATCAGGCCACCTATCAATTACCGAAGGACAATGAGCAGCAAGTCCAGGAGATCGTAGGGTCCGGCGCACTTGATTCTATGGCCGGTGTGTCTTACGAAAACGACGTGGCATTCAAAAATGCCTTGCAGGAATCACTGACCCACGAAGAGTTCCTCACACACCAAAGCGCGCTGATGCAAATGGCGATTGAAGTAGACGCGCGCATGGTGCTTATCGGAATTCTTGGTTTCGTTGCCTCTTTCGCCTTTTCTCTGGGGCCGGTGATGTGGGTACTTCTGTCTGAGATATTCCCAAATACCATTCGTGGCGTTGCCATTTCCTGCATCGGTGTTGCTAATAGCGCGGTCAGCTATTCAATACAACTGGTGTTCCCCTGGGAATTGGCACATCTCGGCATTGTTACCACTTTTGCAATTTATGGCGGCTTCGCCCTTGTGGGCTTCGTGCTCGTTGCCTGGTTACTTCCGGAGACCAAAGGCAAAACTTTGGAAGATTTGGAAAAACACCTGGGTGGCAAATCACAATCATTCGATGAGCCGGCGCTGCAGTTAAAGCCAACCGCATAA
- a CDS encoding Gfo/Idh/MocA family protein, whose product MKRVRWGILGAGRIANQFANDIRFAPNAELTAVAARSGESAIKFAEEYGIDHAYAGYDALMASSEIDAIYIATPHNLHIDQTKRAMAAGKAVLCEKPLVVNSRECEELVAFARAEGQYLMEAMWTWFLPALRKAKQWVDEGRIGKIRHVKADFGYPIPYSNDRREYDNRLAGGCLLEMGIYPVAIAQYFLQDEPQDLSVRAHLAPNGVEDDVVITADYAQGAVASLATSFRCKLQNWAYIIGEEGYIAIPDFWRADECSLFKLDERVDHFKDDRPGLGFEFEIIAASADILARKAQSDIVSHEASLAFQRVMERIKKHFM is encoded by the coding sequence ATGAAGAGAGTACGCTGGGGCATTCTTGGGGCAGGGCGCATTGCCAACCAATTCGCCAATGACATTCGCTTTGCACCGAATGCAGAACTTACCGCGGTGGCAGCGCGCAGCGGTGAATCTGCGATAAAGTTCGCCGAAGAATACGGTATTGACCATGCCTATGCTGGTTATGATGCATTGATGGCTTCGTCCGAGATTGATGCGATTTATATTGCCACCCCCCACAACTTGCATATCGACCAGACTAAAAGGGCGATGGCTGCTGGCAAGGCAGTCTTGTGTGAAAAGCCCCTCGTGGTAAATAGCCGAGAATGTGAAGAGCTGGTAGCGTTTGCCCGTGCAGAAGGGCAGTACCTGATGGAGGCAATGTGGACCTGGTTCCTGCCAGCGTTGCGTAAAGCAAAACAGTGGGTGGATGAAGGTCGTATCGGTAAGATCCGCCATGTGAAAGCGGATTTTGGTTATCCAATTCCCTACTCCAATGACCGCCGTGAATATGACAACCGCTTAGCCGGCGGTTGCCTGCTGGAAATGGGTATCTATCCTGTCGCGATCGCGCAGTATTTTCTACAGGATGAACCACAGGATTTATCCGTTCGCGCTCACCTTGCACCCAATGGTGTAGAGGACGATGTAGTGATTACTGCTGACTACGCCCAGGGCGCAGTGGCTTCATTGGCGACTTCATTTCGCTGTAAATTACAGAATTGGGCGTACATCATCGGTGAAGAGGGCTATATCGCGATCCCCGATTTCTGGCGTGCGGACGAATGCAGTTTGTTTAAGTTGGACGAGCGTGTAGATCACTTTAAGGATGATCGACCCGGTCTCGGGTTCGAGTTTGAAATAATTGCGGCTAGTGCAGATATCCTTGCACGAAAAGCTCAATCCGATATTGTCTCTCATGAGGCCTCACTGGCCTTCCAAAGAGTGATGGAAAGAATAAAAAAGCACTTCATGTAG
- a CDS encoding TonB-dependent receptor, which yields MMRKTTLGLKPLVISIAMVNSGAVLAQESTEALEEVTVTGIRGSLEKAADIKRDANGVVDAISAEDIGKFPDTNLAESLQRISGVSIDRKNGEGNQITVRGFGPDFNLVTLNGRNMPFADSPKQEGAGGTQNRSFNFEQIAPESVVGVDVYKTARAEQASGGIGATVNVRTAKPFDYDGFKSAFSVKTTNDTTNVQGDDFTPEVSGMFSNQLFDGQLGLLVALSHSARDSSQEIIATDGWLRQTAGNCELGFSTSTDACGGGGIDDSAIDASKNPGGTIWMPQNFNMDQSHHERTRDNAQLVVQYAVNDSAVATLDYFYSKYEDDIERYQTAHWFGNWVSGTTDENGSIAQIVNGAGGTDFIGYIDELETENESIGFNLEWDLSDNLTAKFDIHHSTSHAQPKGNLSEKSILLTNADFYCATYEQCYAGQFTIDYSQGTELPILNDPASMAANGFDGRVNYLYDGGDKTDQWDLASIGGNLVIGRGNEVLNTIDQVKFDFEWTNANDSVLKSAQFGMGYVDFDFDTTWRMNMTTLGRAWNPSVDQLSLVDSAGTGSSFSGNEALFPYFVKFDVKSMYNQIGEEYGFTFNPEVYNTVSEQSTAIYSQFNFESEIAQMPLTAVVGLRYEATDVTGETRQVTPYALRYESLTELRPQFDSELVYGVTELDGDYAYLLPNLDVRLDITDEVVARASIGRSLTRTDLTALRPAVSIANSRPNGPYLAYQGNANLKPYLADNLDLSLEWYYGEGSYVAINHFQKFVDNYVSADTTSGLLYNADGVAYTDPSQGDLGNGCGANGEDIAACDGTVVANSPDINWLITTPVNKGDSHVKGFEFAVQHMLGDSGFGLQANATIVDGDLEYDVFETTEQLALNGLSDSYNLVGFYDKNGFQARLAYNWRADFLASTDQLRAPDEPVFTEEYGQWDLSASYDVTDNMTVFLEGINLTGEDFRQHGRFTNQLISAQEFGARYALGLRASF from the coding sequence ATGATGAGAAAGACAACTTTGGGCCTGAAGCCCCTGGTAATCTCAATTGCGATGGTTAACTCCGGTGCTGTACTTGCCCAGGAAAGCACGGAAGCGCTGGAAGAAGTTACCGTAACCGGTATTCGCGGTTCACTGGAAAAAGCGGCCGACATCAAGCGCGATGCTAACGGCGTGGTAGACGCGATCTCTGCAGAAGATATCGGTAAGTTCCCAGACACCAACCTGGCGGAATCTCTGCAGCGTATCAGTGGTGTTTCTATCGACCGTAAGAACGGTGAAGGTAACCAGATCACCGTGCGTGGCTTCGGTCCGGACTTCAACCTGGTAACCCTGAACGGTCGTAACATGCCGTTCGCTGACTCTCCGAAGCAAGAAGGTGCTGGCGGTACCCAGAACCGTAGCTTCAACTTCGAGCAAATCGCTCCTGAATCTGTCGTCGGCGTTGATGTATATAAAACCGCGCGCGCTGAGCAGGCTTCCGGTGGTATTGGTGCTACCGTAAACGTTCGCACCGCTAAGCCGTTTGACTACGATGGTTTCAAATCTGCATTCAGCGTAAAGACCACCAACGACACTACCAATGTTCAGGGTGATGACTTCACCCCTGAAGTTTCTGGCATGTTCTCCAATCAGCTGTTTGATGGTCAGTTGGGTCTGTTGGTAGCTCTGTCCCACTCTGCGCGTGACAGCTCTCAAGAAATCATCGCAACCGATGGATGGTTACGTCAGACCGCAGGTAACTGTGAGCTGGGCTTTAGCACTTCTACCGATGCGTGTGGCGGTGGCGGTATCGACGACTCTGCGATTGATGCCAGCAAGAATCCAGGTGGTACTATCTGGATGCCTCAGAACTTCAACATGGACCAGAGCCATCACGAGCGCACACGTGATAATGCGCAGCTAGTTGTCCAGTACGCAGTAAATGACAGCGCGGTAGCTACTCTTGACTATTTCTATTCCAAGTATGAAGACGACATTGAGCGTTACCAGACTGCTCATTGGTTCGGTAACTGGGTAAGCGGTACTACCGATGAAAACGGCTCAATTGCACAGATTGTTAACGGTGCTGGCGGCACTGACTTTATTGGTTACATCGATGAGCTGGAAACCGAAAACGAATCTATCGGTTTTAACCTTGAATGGGATCTGAGCGATAACCTGACGGCGAAGTTTGATATTCATCACTCTACTTCCCACGCGCAGCCAAAAGGAAACCTCTCTGAGAAGTCCATCCTTCTGACTAACGCAGATTTCTACTGCGCTACTTACGAACAGTGCTATGCCGGTCAGTTCACCATTGATTACTCTCAGGGCACCGAACTGCCGATCCTGAATGACCCAGCGTCTATGGCGGCGAACGGTTTTGACGGTCGTGTGAACTATCTGTATGACGGCGGCGACAAGACAGATCAGTGGGATCTTGCCAGCATCGGCGGTAACCTGGTTATCGGTCGCGGTAACGAAGTGCTGAACACCATTGATCAAGTTAAATTCGATTTTGAATGGACCAATGCCAACGACAGCGTTCTCAAGTCTGCACAGTTTGGTATGGGCTACGTTGACTTTGACTTCGACACTACCTGGCGCATGAACATGACCACTCTGGGTCGCGCCTGGAACCCATCTGTTGACCAGTTGTCTTTGGTTGATAGTGCCGGTACCGGAAGCTCCTTCAGTGGTAACGAAGCTCTGTTCCCATATTTTGTGAAGTTCGACGTGAAGTCGATGTACAACCAAATTGGTGAGGAATACGGCTTTACCTTTAACCCTGAGGTCTATAACACCGTTTCTGAGCAAAGCACTGCGATTTATTCCCAGTTCAACTTTGAATCAGAAATCGCACAAATGCCGCTGACGGCAGTTGTTGGTCTGCGTTACGAAGCCACCGATGTGACCGGTGAAACGCGCCAGGTAACTCCATACGCTTTGCGTTACGAATCCCTGACCGAACTCCGTCCTCAGTTCGATAGTGAACTGGTATACGGTGTAACCGAGCTGGATGGCGATTACGCGTACCTGCTGCCGAACCTTGACGTTCGACTGGATATTACCGACGAAGTTGTCGCCCGCGCTTCTATCGGCCGTAGTCTGACTCGTACCGACCTGACAGCGTTGCGTCCTGCTGTGAGCATCGCTAACAGCCGTCCGAATGGTCCCTACCTCGCGTATCAGGGTAATGCCAACCTGAAGCCTTATCTGGCGGACAACCTGGACCTCTCCTTGGAGTGGTACTACGGCGAAGGTAGCTACGTAGCAATCAACCACTTCCAGAAGTTCGTAGATAACTATGTTTCTGCTGATACCACTTCTGGCCTTCTGTACAACGCTGATGGCGTTGCATATACCGATCCTAGTCAGGGCGACCTCGGTAACGGTTGTGGAGCTAACGGTGAAGATATTGCGGCCTGTGACGGTACTGTTGTTGCAAATTCACCGGACATCAACTGGCTGATTACCACTCCGGTAAACAAGGGCGACTCCCACGTAAAAGGTTTCGAATTCGCTGTACAGCACATGTTGGGTGACAGTGGCTTTGGCTTACAGGCGAACGCTACCATCGTTGATGGCGACCTGGAATACGATGTATTCGAAACCACCGAGCAGTTGGCTCTGAACGGCTTGAGCGACTCTTACAACTTGGTTGGCTTCTACGACAAGAACGGCTTCCAAGCCCGTTTGGCCTACAACTGGCGCGCAGATTTCCTGGCGTCTACCGATCAGCTGCGTGCACCAGACGAGCCGGTATTTACTGAAGAGTACGGCCAGTGGGATCTGAGTGCGAGCTACGACGTTACTGACAACATGACTGTCTTCCTCGAAGGTATCAACCTGACCGGTGAAGATTTCCGTCAGCACGGTCGTTTCACCAATCAGCTGATTAGTGCTCAAGAGTTCGGTGCGCGTTACGCACTGGGTCTGCGCGCTAGCTTCTGA
- a CDS encoding di-heme oxidoredictase family protein — MNKYAQVRSPEGAHLSPVSSAGATSAPPQRRSRLRLAIALAGFASVAAMPAFGAEVCTDDNKLVFNDENITANGGVWVGGYNNGSWMWTSELSCTAGQCISSIDYSGGSVEFRLEGPGVEGYYSPYPQSSMHAAMVPAACDGSSAPTPTPTPTPTPTPTPTPTPSPTPTPSGSQVEAESAALLGDAEIYSDGSASGGQGVAYIYTDGSGFRIANAPAANGLVVHYASENSGTLTVRVNGADAGDLTFSSTGAWVGNYNTASLNVVIAAGDTVEVLFENSDAAMNVDFVEFVTDATPTPTPTPTPTPTPTPTPTPTPTPTPTPTPTPTPTPTPTPSCDAPTGDPAAEFGEGFEAGLTTSGIAYHSEQPGASRGFAIWGLQGAAPNQAGNQVIFTDSQGNSYYRYETDLGAVDVNTTYTLEMRLQGGEFPGGQCISEITVRPGEGVTDAVCYTPGTGGGETPAPEAPKPTVGMVVTDGATGQARLIGGEATGKAGFALYTFLNDGDNVSNCSGGCEDNWPKVIVADPADVVGAGGVTGDFGAIPRTYETTNDCGDTVEVTDYHVTYNGEPLYFYAGDTSADDTNGIAFSTWELADASLIPQLPLVKHPAPALKTAINGLVPREMGMAIDIEGRTLTWRPGSNSSLTGGLIAQFSPYGGEGAPRSAKDPNLELWCSNNQIQFHKADLPGTLTGPYSAEIPGACYGQFYYFLRYRIFGTVNNEPEDNWVYTALFEYDENNPDDRIDPRNRPTVTYTSANWQRHGHPHSRDRPEEFVSFDAAPYNNSLTSGLERYTTTFIDGEGEFAIQPNASTAPLRIEAFEWGAGNCQGPQYIINSFPLPANAFDYGQIVSWEATFPTAQNNFPNGTSISSQVYNTMQNTTIGQGFTTATGDPRLNLAGPAGVRMVHSNGCNPVEDEERNARFTQQVTTVQSAEQVDQFIWGHHAFHGLPQVSGGRPNQEGFTDAVAITDVDGNVIKDAGQGSCGDCHFRDGRSDFVVNTAKGPLLAPPTFGIGLLQWIEGAETGLTWDGSVATVREQAEGALLADLGLTPADIGETVFNQIVTYTETLHVPVRDYDTYVDPQVAEGEVAFFEAGCADCHQPTQKTRSDAPDWARDLAIRPYTDMKLWDVGTGGDFRTPALWAIGQNVELLERNGKATLFMHDGRANSLEAAIDAHGNGSVPALTTDEKADIVRFLRSL; from the coding sequence ATGAACAAATACGCACAAGTGCGGTCCCCCGAAGGGGCCCACTTAAGTCCTGTCTCGTCGGCAGGTGCGACCAGCGCACCGCCGCAGCGCCGCTCCCGCTTACGGTTGGCAATCGCACTGGCTGGCTTTGCCTCTGTTGCGGCAATGCCAGCATTTGGTGCTGAGGTTTGTACCGACGATAACAAGCTGGTTTTCAACGATGAGAACATCACCGCGAATGGTGGTGTCTGGGTTGGTGGCTACAACAATGGTTCGTGGATGTGGACCTCTGAGTTGAGCTGTACCGCTGGCCAATGTATCTCCAGCATTGATTACAGCGGTGGTTCCGTAGAGTTTCGTTTGGAAGGCCCGGGTGTTGAGGGTTACTACTCTCCTTACCCTCAGAGCAGCATGCATGCGGCGATGGTACCGGCTGCGTGTGACGGCTCTTCCGCGCCGACTCCTACGCCAACTCCTACCCCGACCCCTACACCAACTCCGACTCCTACGCCAAGCCCGACTCCGACACCAAGCGGTTCGCAGGTAGAAGCTGAGTCTGCGGCGCTGTTGGGCGATGCTGAAATTTATAGCGATGGCAGTGCTTCCGGTGGCCAGGGTGTGGCTTACATCTACACCGATGGTTCTGGTTTCCGTATTGCCAACGCGCCGGCGGCCAATGGTCTGGTGGTGCACTATGCATCGGAAAACAGCGGCACCCTGACCGTGCGTGTGAACGGCGCGGATGCGGGTGACCTTACGTTCTCCTCTACTGGTGCCTGGGTAGGTAATTACAACACCGCAAGTTTGAATGTGGTGATTGCGGCAGGCGATACCGTCGAAGTGCTGTTCGAGAATAGCGATGCGGCCATGAACGTGGACTTTGTCGAATTCGTGACTGACGCTACTCCGACTCCGACTCCGACTCCGACTCCGACTCCGACTCCGACTCCGACTCCGACTCCGACTCCGACTCCGACTCCGACTCCGACTCCGACTCCGACTCCGACTCCGACTCCGACACCGAGCTGTGACGCTCCGACCGGTGATCCCGCGGCCGAATTTGGCGAAGGTTTTGAAGCTGGTCTCACCACTTCAGGTATTGCGTATCACTCCGAGCAGCCGGGCGCGAGCCGTGGCTTCGCAATCTGGGGCCTGCAGGGCGCAGCGCCCAACCAGGCGGGCAATCAGGTGATCTTCACCGACTCCCAGGGCAACAGCTACTACCGTTATGAGACGGATCTGGGCGCGGTAGACGTGAACACGACCTACACCTTGGAAATGCGTCTGCAGGGTGGTGAATTCCCGGGCGGACAATGTATTTCCGAGATCACTGTGCGACCAGGTGAAGGTGTAACCGATGCAGTGTGTTATACCCCGGGTACTGGCGGCGGCGAGACCCCGGCACCAGAAGCGCCCAAGCCTACCGTAGGCATGGTGGTTACCGATGGTGCTACCGGGCAAGCGCGCCTGATCGGTGGTGAAGCCACTGGTAAAGCGGGCTTCGCCCTGTATACCTTCCTGAACGACGGTGACAATGTCAGCAACTGCTCCGGCGGCTGTGAAGACAACTGGCCGAAAGTGATCGTGGCCGACCCTGCTGATGTAGTGGGTGCCGGTGGTGTGACTGGTGACTTCGGCGCTATCCCGCGCACTTACGAAACCACCAACGACTGTGGCGATACGGTTGAGGTTACCGACTATCACGTGACCTATAACGGCGAGCCGCTGTACTTCTACGCAGGTGACACCAGTGCCGACGATACCAACGGTATTGCGTTCAGCACCTGGGAGCTGGCCGACGCATCGCTGATTCCCCAGCTGCCGCTGGTTAAGCACCCCGCCCCTGCATTGAAGACCGCGATCAACGGACTGGTTCCGCGCGAAATGGGTATGGCAATCGATATCGAAGGCCGCACCCTGACCTGGCGCCCGGGCTCCAACTCCAGCCTGACCGGTGGTCTGATTGCACAGTTCTCACCTTACGGTGGTGAAGGTGCACCGCGCAGCGCCAAGGACCCGAACCTGGAGCTCTGGTGTTCCAACAATCAGATCCAGTTCCACAAGGCGGACCTGCCGGGTACGTTGACTGGCCCTTACTCCGCGGAAATTCCGGGAGCCTGTTACGGTCAGTTCTACTACTTCCTGCGCTACCGCATCTTTGGCACCGTGAATAACGAGCCGGAAGATAACTGGGTGTACACCGCGCTGTTCGAGTACGACGAGAACAACCCGGATGACCGTATCGACCCACGTAACCGTCCGACCGTGACTTACACCAGCGCCAACTGGCAGCGCCATGGTCACCCGCACTCGCGTGACCGTCCAGAAGAGTTCGTATCCTTCGATGCGGCGCCGTACAACAACTCGCTGACGTCTGGTCTCGAGCGTTACACCACCACCTTTATCGACGGTGAAGGCGAGTTCGCCATTCAGCCCAACGCGAGCACTGCGCCGCTGCGGATTGAAGCCTTCGAGTGGGGTGCCGGTAACTGTCAGGGACCGCAGTACATCATCAACAGCTTCCCGCTGCCGGCGAATGCGTTCGACTATGGCCAGATTGTTAGTTGGGAAGCCACCTTCCCGACGGCCCAGAACAACTTCCCGAACGGAACCTCAATCAGTTCGCAGGTGTACAACACCATGCAGAACACCACCATTGGTCAGGGCTTTACCACCGCAACCGGTGACCCGCGCCTGAACCTGGCAGGTCCTGCTGGTGTGCGTATGGTGCACTCCAACGGTTGTAACCCGGTTGAAGATGAAGAGCGCAACGCGCGCTTCACCCAGCAGGTCACTACCGTACAAAGTGCCGAACAGGTGGATCAGTTCATCTGGGGTCACCATGCGTTCCACGGTCTTCCGCAGGTTTCTGGCGGTCGCCCGAATCAGGAAGGCTTTACCGATGCTGTTGCCATCACTGATGTGGATGGCAATGTGATCAAGGATGCCGGTCAGGGTTCTTGTGGTGACTGTCACTTCCGCGATGGCCGCTCTGACTTTGTAGTGAACACCGCGAAAGGCCCGCTGTTGGCACCGCCAACCTTTGGTATCGGCCTGCTGCAGTGGATCGAAGGTGCTGAGACTGGTCTGACCTGGGATGGCTCTGTCGCTACAGTTCGTGAACAGGCAGAAGGTGCATTGCTGGCCGATCTGGGTCTGACCCCGGCCGATATCGGTGAGACGGTCTTCAACCAGATCGTGACTTACACCGAGACCCTGCACGTGCCGGTGCGCGATTACGACACTTACGTCGATCCGCAGGTTGCCGAAGGCGAAGTGGCGTTCTTCGAAGCCGGCTGTGCTGATTGTCACCAGCCGACCCAGAAGACCCGCAGCGATGCGCCGGATTGGGCGCGCGATCTTGCGATCCGCCCATACACCGACATGAAACTGTGGGATGTAGGTACCGGTGGTGACTTCCGTACCCCGGCACTGTGGGCCATTGGCCAGAACGTTGAGCTGCTCGAGCGCAACGGCAAGGCCACCCTGTTTATGCACGACGGTCGCGCGAATTCACTCGAGGCGGCAATCGATGCACACGGCAATGGTTCCGTACCGGCGCTGACCACTGACGAAAAGGCAGACATCGTTCGCTTCCTGCGTTCGCTGTAA